The sequence TTTCGTAGGAGTCATATAACCTATAGATGAGTGTATTCTTATATTATTATAGTAATCAATATACCTTATAACTTCTTTGTAGGCTTTTTTAAAACTAGCGAAGCTAAAATACTTTAAGCACTCATCCTGAAGCAGATTATGAAAAGACTCAATATGAGCATTTTTATTAGGAGTTTTTACAGGAATTTGCTCATGATGTATATTGAGCTTTTCACAAGTATATTTAAATGTATTACTTGTAAATTGAGTACCATTATCGGTGCGTATAATTGGTTTACTTTCACTAGAAAGTAAATTCCTTTTTACTAGTGAATTAATTAAGGTTTCTTTTGCGTCCTTAGCTGTACAGCTTAAGCTTATATGAAAATCTATAATACTTCTATCAAAAACATCAATAAAGGATAAAATATAGAAAAACTTTTTGCTACTAGTAATATAACCATATTT is a genomic window of Caldisalinibacter kiritimatiensis containing:
- a CDS encoding integrase core domain-containing protein, whose amino-acid sequence is MKYGYITSSKKFFYILSFIDVFDRSIIDFHISLSCTAKDAKETLINSLVKRNLLSSESKPIIRTDNGTQFTSNTFKYTCEKLNIHHEQIPVKTPNKNAHIESFHNLLQDECLKYFSFASFKKAYKEVIRYIDYYNNIRIHSSIGYMTPTKFYRENLNNTKIKLVVKI